One window of Manihot esculenta cultivar AM560-2 chromosome 17, M.esculenta_v8, whole genome shotgun sequence genomic DNA carries:
- the LOC110604861 gene encoding putative PAP-specific phosphatase, mitochondrial, with protein MDLLHFSTVLCFPHRLSSPAPRCRRFFPVRSSLPFPIHEAKYHRELEAAVNVVEKACRLCVDVKRSLFSSEGRILEKNDQTPVTIADFGVQALVSLELSKLFPSIPLVAEEDSSFLRSNNLVESVVSVVTDKASCNDKPLKHADVLEAIDRGGNNAIVYGTKPATYWVLDPIDGTRGFVRGNEALYVVGLALIVEGEIALGVMGCPNWPVDVSYKSTAEVQEFENMQSSGILMVAHVGCGTWTKRLSHMPGRSARVSDDWNRCMVDGCRLVPEARFCIPESQTWESLPLSASFNATNSAGSIGEKEVLLLSACCGSLCKYLMVACGRASVFILRARTQTIIKAWDHAAGVMCVHEAGGKVTDWKGNQLDFAADQVERRIIFPSGGVLVSNGNIHNQILEIIYSSPSIV; from the exons ATGGATCTTCTTCACTTTTCCACCGTCCTATGCTTTCCCCATCGTCTTTCTTCCCCTGCACCTCGTTGTAGACGATTCTTCCCTGTAAG GTCGAGCCTTCCATTTCCAATTCACGAGGCCAAGTACCACAGAGAGCTCGAAGCTGCAGTGAATGTCGTGGAGAAGGCTtgtagactttgtgtcgac GTGAAAAGGTCTCTCTTCTCTAGCGAAGGACGGATACTTGAAAAGAATGACCAGACCCCGGTTACAATTGCTGATTTTGGAGTGCAGGCTCTAGTTAGCTTag AGCTGAGTAAACTGTTCCCTTCTATTCCCTTGGTTGCTGAAGAGGATTCTAGCTTTTTACGCTCAAATAATCTGGTGGAATCTGTGGTAAGTGTGGTTACTGATAAAGCAAGCTGCAATGATAAACCATTGAAACATGCTGATGTTCTGGAAGCAATTGACAGAGGAGGGAATAATGCAATTGTTTATGGAACAAAGCCTGCCACCTACTGG GTATTAGATCCAATTGATGGCACTAGAGGTTTTGTCAGAGGAAATGAGGCCCTATATGtg GTAGGTTTGGCCCTTATCGTTGAAGGAGAGATTGCACTAGGTGTTATGGGCTGCCCTAACTGGCCGGTGGATGTTTCCTACAAATCCACTGCTGAGGTCCAGGAATTTGAAAACATGCAGTCATCGGGGATCCTTATGGTGGCTCATGTTGGCTGTGGGACGTGGACAAAGAGGCTATCTCATATGCCGGGTAGATCAGCCAGAGTTTCTGATGATTGGAATAGATGCATGGTTGATGGATGTCGCCTTGTGCCTGAAGCACGCTTTTGTATTCCAGAGAGTCAAACATGGGAGTCATTGCCACTTTCAGCTTCATTCAATGCAACAAACAGTGCTGGCAGTATTGGCGAGAAAGAAGTTCTTCTTTTGTCAGCATGTTGTGGAAG TTTATGCAAGTATCTGATGGTGGCATGTGGTAGGGCATCAGTATTCATTCTTCGTGCTAGAACTCAAACAATCATCAAG GCTTGGGATCATGCTGCTGGTGTAATGTGTGTGCATgaagcagggggaaag GTGACTGACTGGAAAGGGAACCAACTTGATTTTGCAGCAGATCAAGTTGAACGAAGGATAATATTTCCATCCGGCGGTGTTCTTGTATCAAATGGAAACATACATAATCAGATACTGGAAATTATTTATTCCAGTCCATCGATTGTTTGA